A stretch of DNA from Maridesulfovibrio sp.:
CTGGTCAGGCGTCAGAGTAAGTGACAAATAAACCTGCCGTATAGCCGTCTCAATCTGCCCTACCGCTCTCCGGAGCGGGTTAAGCCCCTTCCGTTTGGCCAGCAATCTGCGGTTTTCCTCATCCGCCATTAACGCCTTGGCCTTTTCCGGACTCCCTGCCCTGGCATAGGCCATGACCGTGGCGTAAAGCTCGTTGGCCTCATGAACCATGTCGTACAGCTCGGTTAGATAGCGGCTGTGCCTTGCCGGCTTATCGCGATAAAAACTGCTGATCAGCGGCATTTCGTCAAGACGTCTTGAGGGCATTTCAGGAGCATCCACCAGTCTGCGGGTCACAATGTCCGACATGGACAGGACGTACACACCCAGCGTTCCGAAATAGCCGTTAACCAGATGCTCGATACGTTTGGGGCTGGTCCCGGTTTTCTCGCCGACCAGCGCGGCAGTTTCGCTGGTGCGGTGATCGCGCTGCGCTTCCGGCCGGAGCCGCTGCAGCCTCACGGGCACGATGGAACGGCCGGTGAATAAGGACTTGTCCGCCCACTGCTCAATGACCGGGCTGAGAATCTGGGGCATGCCTATGTTGAAGGTCTGGTTGAGCATGAACAGGAGCCGTTCCGCAAACAGATCCCCATGGCCATCAATTGCGTACTCGGTCAGCCGTTCCGGCAGAGTCCCGAAGATAGCCCCCTATCTCGAAAGGCTTGGGCATCCTGAAATGCTGATCCCCGATGAAGAAATGATAATAGTTGTCCCGGTCCCTGTGCTCGAGCTCCTTGAACTCCTCTCTGTCCCGGTTGTTGAGGTAGAGCAGGACGGATGCCAGCGCGACCATTGCTCCCTTGGCTAGAAAGCCCTGCGGATTCTCATAAGCCCCCCGTCCAAGACGCTGCAGGCCGGTCATACGCGCACCGAAGAACGGCACAGTCTCGCACAGAAACCGGACTGCAGGCCAATCGCCGCCCATGGAATAATCCATGATGTCCTTGGCCTCGTATGCGGCTTCCAGATGGGTTCCGCCCTTTGCCTTCACCCCTTCATACAGCCGCGCCCGGGTAGCGTTCTCGAATGAGCTGCCAAGGTCCTGCCAGCGGTCCCATCCGTATTTCATGAACCGGGCAAGCTTCTTGGGAGTATCCAGGATTGAATCCTCGTCAATGCCGTGCTTCCTGATCAGCTTTTCCACCACCAGCTTACCGGCCCCCGGATCATGGCCATATGAATAACCGCCATGGAATGCCGCGCCTGCAGCCATCATCCTGACAGTGTCCGCATCCTTGCGCATGGTCTTGATTGTGCCCTTGAAGGACCCGACGAGCGGCTTGAAAGTCCCTGTCCGGTCCACGCCCCAGGCATGCACGGTATCGCGCACAATGTTCCGGAGCATGAAATCGGGTGTGGAAGTGACGCCGGCAGTCAGCAGCCGCTTGAAGAAACGCGCCGTCTTCATGACCATGTTGTTCCAGCTCTGCAGATGCACGGAAGTCAAAGCCCGGAGCAGTATCAAATCTCCGATGTGAGAATAGACCGGCTTACCGTCCAGCAGGACGTGAACCACATCCCGGACATTCGGTATAGTCAATAAACAGAATATATATAAAAGGGCAAGACGGATACTGTCCTAAAATTTAATATTGATTTTACCAGACAACCTGTGGAGCCCCTCTCCTAAACCAGGTGTTCATATTCCAAAAGCAATTTCATCAACTCATCAAGTTCCAGTCCTCGGGCTATCTCTGACAAGGGAATGTCAAACTGAGGATGTCTTTGATGTACATCGGCACCTCTTTCCAAGAGCAACTTTACCACATCATAACAGTTTTTCCCAACAGCCATAAGCAGCGGGAACGATCCGTTCTTATCATTCGCCTGATTAGGCTCAGCACCGCCAGACAAAAGAAGATCGACTACGGGAGCGTGACCATTCTGCGCGGCCATAAGCAGCGGAAAACCACCATCTAATTTATCGATTTTGTTAGGCTCAGCACCGCCAGACAAAAGAAGATCGACTACGGGAGCGTGACCATTCTGCGCGGACTGAAGCAGCGGGAACGTTCCGGTCTTATCATGCGCCTGATTAGGCTCAGCACCGCCAGACAAAAGAAGATCGACTACGGGAGCGTGACCTTCCTGCGCGGCCATAAGCAACGGGAACGTTCCGGTCTTATCATTCGCCTGATTAGGCTCAGCACCGCCAGACAAAAGAAGATCGACTACGGGAGCGTGACCATTCTGCGCGGACTGAAGCAACGGGAACGTTCCGTTCTTATCATTCGCCTGATTAGGCTCAGCACCGCCAGACAAAAGAAGATCGACTACGGGAGCGTGACCTTCCTGCGCGGCCATAAGCAGCGGAAAACCACCATCTAATTTATCGATTTTGTTAGGCTCAGCACCGCCAGACAAAAGAAGATCGACTACGGGAGCGTGACCTTCCTGCGCGGCCATAAGCAACGGGAACGTTCCGTTCTTATCATTCGCCTGATTAGGCTCAGCACCGCCAGACAAAAGAAGATCGACTACGGGAGCGTGACCATTCTGCGCGGACTGAAGCAGCGGAAAACCACCATCTAATTTATCGATTTTGTTAGGCTCAGCACCGCCAGACAAAAGAAGATCGACTACGGGAGCGTGACCATTCTGCGCGGACTGAAGCAGCGGGAACGTTCCGGTCTTATCATGCGCCTGATTAGGCTCAGCACCGCCAGACAAAAGAAGATCGACTACGGGAGCGTGACCATTCTGCGCGGACATAAGCAGCGGAAAACCACCATCTAATTTATCGATTTTGTTAGGCTCAGCACCGCCAGACAAAAGAAGATCGACTACGGGAGCGTGACCATTCTGCGCAGACTGAAGCAGCGGGAACGTTCCGGTCTTATCATTCGCCTGATTAGGCTCAGCACCGCCAGACAAAAGAAGATCGACTACGGGAGCGTGACCATTCTGCGCGGCCATAAGCAGCGGAAAACCACCATCTAATTTATCGATTTTGTTAGGCTCAGCACCGCCAGACAAAAGAAGATCGACTACGGGAGCGTGACCATTCTGCGCAGACTGAAGCAGCGGGAACGTTCCGGTCTTATCATTCGCCTGATTAGGCTCAGCACCGCCAGACAAAAGAAGATCGACTACGGGAGCGTGACCATTCTGCGCGGCCATAAGCAGCGGAAAACCACCATCTAATTTATCGATTTTGTTAGGCTCAGCACCGCCAGACAAAAGAAGATCGACTACGGGAGCGTGACCATTCTGCGCGGCCATAAGCAGCGGAAAACCACCATCTAATTTATCGATTTTGTTAGGCTCAGCACCGCCAGACAAAAGAAGATCGACTACGGGAGCGTGACCTTCCTGCGCGGCCATAAGCAACGGAAACGATCCGGTCTTATCATTCGCCTGATTAGGCTCAGCACCGCCAGACAAAAGAAGATCGACTACGGGAGCGTGACCATTCTGCGCGGACTGAAGCAGCGGGAACGTTCCGTTCTTATCATTCGCCTGATTAGGCTCAGCACCGCCAGACAAAAGAAGATCGACTACGGGAGCGTGACCTTCCTGCGCGGACTGAAGCAGCGGGAACGTTCCGTTCTTATCATTCGCCTGATTAGGCTCAGCACCGCCCGACAAAAGAAGATCGACTACGGGAGCGTGACCTTCCTGCGCGGCCATAAGCAGCGGGAACGTTCCGGTCTTATCATTCGCTTGATCAACGGATGCTCCATGCTCAAGACAAAACCGCAAGGCATTAAAAATTCCTTGCTCTGCGGCGTAGATGGTAAAGAAATGAATCTGCTCGTCTGACAATTCCACTTTGCCTTCAGAATAAAATTCACACAACCTGGAAAATTTCGAGTCTGGAGAAAGAAAAAGTAGCAGCAAAAACAGACGATCATTCATCTGCCTTTCTTCTGTATACTGATTTAAGACGGTCCAGAATTTTTCCTTCCACTCTTGGTCAGATGTCTGCCGGTTCTCAACCTGCTGCTGGTGAAGAGCAAGGAGGACCAGAACATTGTAGTCAGACAACCCCTCTGGCAGATATTTCCCGGAAAATAAAAATGACATTGAAGGATGATCCGGGAAATCCATTGCCGCCCGCACCATAAAATCCACGAACACGCCGGGATTACTACTTACGGCACAGGCAAGCAGTTTAGCGGAGTTCACAGCGGGAACAAAATTTAATCCGCGAGGACGGCCCAATTCTTCCAGTACAAAAAGCTCACCTACAAGATCAGGCTCCCACGGGGACAAAATAGTGGAGTTGGAACATTCCAAAGCATCAGACAACCTGCTGTCTTTGTATATATAAGTCTTGCCATTTCCCAAAAAATCTATGCAGTCAGGGAAATCATCAGTCAGCGAAACACCTCCGGCCATAGTTGCAAAAGCCAGCAGTTGGCGAACTGATTCCTGATTCTCTTTGTCATCTACTTTTAAATATTTCTCTTTCTCAAAATCGACATAGGCCTTAACAACCTTATACAGAGAATCAAGAACATAACCATGGTTCAATCCAGTGCAATAGGCATAAAGCGCGGCATAAAGAGGTGTCATCAGTTTCGGATCAACATCGCCACCGTCTTTCCCTCGCCGTACAAGTTTTGTAAAATTTTCAATATGCTTCTCAACATCCGTGGATAACTCAAAATAATCAAATATACTTCGAACCCCTGCTTCCGAAAAATGCGGAATGACGACCACAGGGGGAGTGTTCAAAGTGTTTTTCAATTCCTTTTCGGCTTCGCTGCTGAGAGATTCAAACCAATTAGGATTATTAAAATATTTATCATCCAACAATCCCCCCTTCTTATCAACAAGAGGAGCACTGCGCTCCAGCAGCAACACACGCACCTTGAACTTGAATGTTTGCGTTTTTCTACTTATCTTTTTCAGAATTACCTTAATGTAATCTACTCTTGATGCGACATAATCCACAATAATCAGGGTATTGCTTGTGGGGACCCATCCATTCCATGGAGTGGATTCGTGATCGATAATAAACCCAATTTTCCATGAAAGACTTCGCTCTCCATGACACAACTCAAGCGCAAAACGACTCTTACCCCGACCAGCGGAACCAACAATCGTCATCCATCTGAAAGGAGAACTATCATCCAGAAAATCGTCTACAGTCTTAAATGTCTCCTTCAACGTATCAATCTGAAAAGGGATCATGCGCGACTCGAAATTCAAAACACTGCTGTCCCCTTCCTTAACTTGCGGGACATACAGTGGAGCAGCAACAACCTGATCCAATACAGCCATGATTTTTTCGTTCTGTTCCCTGAGCAGCTCGGTTTCGTCCTTTATCGCGGCAAGCTCAACAAGCAGAACATCAAGATGCTCTTTGGCTATACATTGGTATTGCTCACTGGTTATTGCTTCCGGAGCGTCCTTTTTAACATCATCCGCAGCCAGCCTGGCGATGACCAGAAGTATTTTTCTGATCAGATCCTGCCTCGGAACTTTTGTAATAACTTTTATGCTGGCCCTAGTCGCAATTGCATCGACTCCCATCTTCAGTAACGGAAAAATCAGTTTCTTAAGAGCAATCGAAACAATAATTGGGGGAAAGGGAAGAAACTGACAGATGGTATCTGCCAATTTCTTTTCATTTTCATCTGTCTGAAGCTGTTCAATAAGCAGGCCGCCAGCGGAATTGTTTTCCAGAATTATCCGGAGCAATTCTTCTACGGTCAGACCATCTAAAAGATTTCCGTCAGTAATAGGATTAGCGGTATTCACAACTCCCCCATGCAATGGTAAAAATAATAGTTATTCAATAATACACACAACCACCTGAAAGCAAGGCCTTTCTTATTCACACCAACCATGACCCGCCCGCATCCACCAGCACATTGTTTACTGAAAGATATCCGGTGAAATGCTGATAGGTGGACCAGGTTATCCAGCACAGAAACGCTGTCATGGTCGGTCTGGTAATGCCGCGCACGAAATCGGCCACCACAAGCAGGAAATCAGCCCAGCTCTTTTCTTTGCCCCGTGAGTAGGTGGCAGCGTCATGCAGGAGCGACTGCTGGTAATTCTGCCCGTCAATAATGGTTTCGGTCATGGCCCGGTCTTCCCGGGCCTGCTGGACCTTCACATCGCCTTCGGCCCGGAGCCGCTCGATCTCCTTATCCGCCATAAGCATTTCCTGCTCATGCTGGAGCTTGAGCGTCTTGCGCTTCTGCCATTCTGAAATCCAGCTGGAAATTCCACCGAAAATGTTCTGGGCAATGGTAGCCACGCCACCGGTACCGATACCAAGCAGCGAAGAGCCCACCAGATCAAACAAAGAAGCATCAGCCATAATCAAGCCTCCCGTATATTCAGCAGCAGTTCCCGGCCGAGGGCGGCATTCAGGAATCTGCGAAATGTCGGTTTGGAATTGCCCACGGCCAGATGGCCCCAGATCTCGCAGACAACAGACCCAAGCAGCACACAGCCCAGCGAATTGGTGCGGTAGCCGAGAGCCTTGTCGCCGGCCACGTTGCCCCAGTGGACCTGAACGGCACTGCGGCCCGGCACATTGCGGAACTGGTAGACGAAGCTGTTCCAGTGATCGGACCAGCGGCGGAAAAGGAAATAGGGCCCCGGCGGAATGCAGGAAACAGAGTCCTGATTCTCCCGCCATGGCAGCTCAATGGAAAAGCACCGGAAGTCCGCTTCCGGAATGGTCAGCACGCCGATGGTGCCCTGATCGGTATACGGACGGCGCATAAGGGTCGCATCAAGAGGTGTAAATCTGCGCATCACTTCACCACCCTGGAGAAATGTTCCCAGATGGCCATGCCGATGAATACGATCCCGGCAGTGGCGGTCATCTTGAAAACCATGCACCAGAAGGCGCGGCGGCCTTCAAGCATGACGCCCACGGCTTTGTGGTGTTCGCGCATCTTCTCGA
This window harbors:
- a CDS encoding LPD38 domain-containing protein, with amino-acid sequence MFGTLPERLTEYAIDGHGDLFAERLLFMLNQTFNIGMPQILSPVIEQWADKSLFTGRSIVPVRLQRLRPEAQRDHRTSETAALVGEKTGTSPKRIEHLVNGYFGTLGVYVLSMSDIVTRRLVDAPEMPSRRLDEMPLISSFYRDKPARHSRYLTELYDMVHEANELYATVMAYARAGSPEKAKALMADEENRRLLAKRKGLNPLRRAVGQIETAIRQVYLSLTLTPDQKRERIDLLLERRNAVVRRVMGKKE
- a CDS encoding LPD38 domain-containing protein, which codes for MVHVLLDGKPVYSHIGDLILLRALTSVHLQSWNNMVMKTARFFKRLLTAGVTSTPDFMLRNIVRDTVHAWGVDRTGTFKPLVGSFKGTIKTMRKDADTVRMMAAGAAFHGGYSYGHDPGAGKLVVEKLIRKHGIDEDSILDTPKKLARFMKYGWDRWQDLGSSFENATRARLYEGVKAKGGTHLEAAYEAKDIMDYSMGGDWPAVRFLCETVPFFGARMTGLQRLGRGAYENPQGFLAKGAMVALASVLLYLNNRDREEFKELEHRDRDNYYHFFIGDQHFRMPKPFEIGGYLRDSAGTADRVRN
- a CDS encoding ankyrin repeat domain-containing protein, which produces MNTANPITDGNLLDGLTVEELLRIILENNSAGGLLIEQLQTDENEKKLADTICQFLPFPPIIVSIALKKLIFPLLKMGVDAIATRASIKVITKVPRQDLIRKILLVIARLAADDVKKDAPEAITSEQYQCIAKEHLDVLLVELAAIKDETELLREQNEKIMAVLDQVVAAPLYVPQVKEGDSSVLNFESRMIPFQIDTLKETFKTVDDFLDDSSPFRWMTIVGSAGRGKSRFALELCHGERSLSWKIGFIIDHESTPWNGWVPTSNTLIIVDYVASRVDYIKVILKKISRKTQTFKFKVRVLLLERSAPLVDKKGGLLDDKYFNNPNWFESLSSEAEKELKNTLNTPPVVVIPHFSEAGVRSIFDYFELSTDVEKHIENFTKLVRRGKDGGDVDPKLMTPLYAALYAYCTGLNHGYVLDSLYKVVKAYVDFEKEKYLKVDDKENQESVRQLLAFATMAGGVSLTDDFPDCIDFLGNGKTYIYKDSRLSDALECSNSTILSPWEPDLVGELFVLEELGRPRGLNFVPAVNSAKLLACAVSSNPGVFVDFMVRAAMDFPDHPSMSFLFSGKYLPEGLSDYNVLVLLALHQQQVENRQTSDQEWKEKFWTVLNQYTEERQMNDRLFLLLLFLSPDSKFSRLCEFYSEGKVELSDEQIHFFTIYAAEQGIFNALRFCLEHGASVDQANDKTGTFPLLMAAQEGHAPVVDLLLSGGAEPNQANDKNGTFPLLQSAQEGHAPVVDLLLSGGAEPNQANDKNGTFPLLQSAQNGHAPVVDLLLSGGAEPNQANDKTGSFPLLMAAQEGHAPVVDLLLSGGAEPNKIDKLDGGFPLLMAAQNGHAPVVDLLLSGGAEPNKIDKLDGGFPLLMAAQNGHAPVVDLLLSGGAEPNQANDKTGTFPLLQSAQNGHAPVVDLLLSGGAEPNKIDKLDGGFPLLMAAQNGHAPVVDLLLSGGAEPNQANDKTGTFPLLQSAQNGHAPVVDLLLSGGAEPNKIDKLDGGFPLLMSAQNGHAPVVDLLLSGGAEPNQAHDKTGTFPLLQSAQNGHAPVVDLLLSGGAEPNKIDKLDGGFPLLQSAQNGHAPVVDLLLSGGAEPNQANDKNGTFPLLMAAQEGHAPVVDLLLSGGAEPNKIDKLDGGFPLLMAAQEGHAPVVDLLLSGGAEPNQANDKNGTFPLLQSAQNGHAPVVDLLLSGGAEPNQANDKTGTFPLLMAAQEGHAPVVDLLLSGGAEPNQAHDKTGTFPLLQSAQNGHAPVVDLLLSGGAEPNKIDKLDGGFPLLMAAQNGHAPVVDLLLSGGAEPNQANDKNGSFPLLMAVGKNCYDVVKLLLERGADVHQRHPQFDIPLSEIARGLELDELMKLLLEYEHLV
- a CDS encoding DUF5675 family protein, yielding MRRFTPLDATLMRRPYTDQGTIGVLTIPEADFRCFSIELPWRENQDSVSCIPPGPYFLFRRWSDHWNSFVYQFRNVPGRSAVQVHWGNVAGDKALGYRTNSLGCVLLGSVVCEIWGHLAVGNSKPTFRRFLNAALGRELLLNIREA